A genomic stretch from Verrucomicrobiia bacterium includes:
- a CDS encoding transposase, whose translation MRTPRIKADPSLPAVYHCMSRVAGRLPLLDDSAKHKLLNILHHLARFCDIDIITFCMMSNHFHLLIRVPPKPLPDSIPDPVLLAKLEDFYGPKATLPSLARAALNKGQPIPDDIRQAVLSRIADLSIFLQEFKQRFSRWYNRRHDRSGYLWGERFRSVLVEDCPSTLRAIAAYIDLNPVRAGLVNDPKDYRFCGYAAALTGDKVIRRGIMGFLGATDWSAASAEYRLALYVIGGTSGRSDKRVLDPEAIRAELARGGELPLGQILRLRIRHMTDGVILGSKEFVNQMWERHRDKFGKRRKSGARIIRGAPIPGLRVLRDLRVDAIG comes from the coding sequence ATGAGAACTCCTCGCATCAAAGCCGATCCCTCCCTTCCTGCCGTGTATCACTGCATGTCCCGCGTCGCCGGCCGCCTCCCTCTCCTCGACGACTCCGCCAAGCACAAGCTCCTCAATATCCTCCACCACCTCGCCCGATTCTGCGACATCGACATCATCACCTTCTGCATGATGTCCAACCACTTCCACCTCCTCATCCGTGTCCCGCCCAAACCCCTCCCCGACTCCATCCCTGACCCGGTTCTCCTCGCCAAACTCGAGGACTTCTACGGCCCAAAGGCCACCCTTCCCTCCCTCGCCCGCGCCGCCCTCAACAAAGGCCAACCCATCCCCGACGACATCCGCCAGGCTGTCCTCTCCCGCATCGCCGACCTCTCCATCTTCCTTCAGGAGTTCAAACAACGCTTCTCCCGCTGGTACAACCGCCGTCACGACCGCTCCGGCTACCTCTGGGGCGAACGCTTCCGGAGTGTTCTGGTGGAAGACTGTCCCAGCACCCTCCGCGCCATCGCCGCCTACATCGACCTCAACCCCGTCCGCGCCGGCCTGGTCAACGATCCCAAGGACTACCGCTTCTGCGGCTACGCCGCCGCCCTCACCGGCGACAAGGTCATCCGCCGCGGAATCATGGGCTTTCTGGGCGCAACCGACTGGAGCGCGGCGTCAGCAGAATATCGCCTGGCGCTTTATGTGATTGGCGGGACGTCGGGGCGCAGCGACAAGCGGGTGCTGGACCCGGAGGCGATCCGGGCGGAGCTGGCGCGGGGCGGGGAGTTGCCGCTGGGTCAGATCCTGCGGTTGCGGATCCGGCACATGACGGACGGGGTGATCCTGGGCTCGAAGGAGTTCGTGAACCAGATGTGGGAGCGGCACCGGGACAAGTTCGGGAAGCGACGCAAGAGCGGCGCGCGGATCATTCGGGGCGCTCCGATCCCGGGGCTTCGAGTCTTGCGCGATCTCCGCGTGGATGCGATCGGGTGA
- the tadA gene encoding tRNA adenosine(34) deaminase TadA yields MPSEPIIDLESDHYLMGEALRQAMKAFEAGEVPVGAVIVRDGRIVGRAFNQVELLKDATAHAEMLAITQAEAAVGDWRLNDCTLYVTKEPCPMCAGAMVHARLGRVVFGAPDPKGGCAGGVIDLLRFPSFNHRCVVTAEVRADECRALLREFFLQRRALKDAGAG; encoded by the coding sequence GTGCCGTCCGAGCCCATCATCGATCTGGAGAGCGACCATTACCTGATGGGGGAGGCGTTGCGTCAGGCCATGAAGGCCTTCGAGGCCGGTGAAGTGCCGGTCGGGGCGGTGATCGTTCGCGACGGGCGCATCGTGGGCCGCGCGTTCAACCAGGTGGAACTGCTCAAGGATGCGACCGCCCACGCGGAGATGCTGGCCATCACCCAGGCCGAAGCCGCGGTGGGCGACTGGCGCCTCAACGACTGCACGCTCTACGTGACCAAGGAACCCTGCCCGATGTGCGCCGGGGCCATGGTCCACGCACGGCTCGGCCGCGTGGTTTTCGGCGCTCCCGATCCCAAGGGCGGATGCGCCGGCGGGGTCATCGATCTCCTCCGGTTTCCGTCCTTCAACCATCGCTGCGTCGTCACCGCGGAGGTCCGCGCCGACGAGTGCCGGGCCCTGCTGCGCGAGTTCTTCCTCCAGCGGCGCGCCCTGAAGGACGCCGGAGCCGGCTGA
- a CDS encoding alpha/beta hydrolase, translating into MKAPAGGQGWRGWVGLGLAAWAGAGCSPSGILARQMVKAPNRVPEWVKPEGRVGLRWPAGTMGRFPSGTAVVGEPAVALHWRMVEPADYGLEVVPEARKPGDPPADDFTIRLRLPGGGLPAAREAIGTAFVVHGYGVDSASMFPWALALAEAGWRTVLVDLRGHGRSGGRRVYLGTLEAEDLRGLRRHLEAEGRVTGPYVVVGHSMGASIGLRWQAIDPEVRATVAFGPMAEFAPSAERVRAEYAQWVPRGWMRRATAKLPGVLGIEPEVLDTLPAVRKSAVRAYLVAGAGDAVTPPEESARLRPWLAPGSEFLIVGQVTHETLPYAFDQHGARVLAWLAKWGAGPGTGTGPGTGTRDGTAGPE; encoded by the coding sequence ATGAAGGCGCCGGCCGGAGGACAGGGATGGCGGGGATGGGTGGGACTGGGGCTGGCGGCGTGGGCCGGGGCGGGGTGCAGTCCGTCAGGAATTCTCGCCCGACAGATGGTGAAGGCGCCGAACCGGGTGCCGGAGTGGGTGAAGCCGGAGGGGCGGGTGGGCCTGCGCTGGCCGGCGGGGACGATGGGGCGGTTTCCCTCGGGGACGGCGGTGGTGGGTGAGCCGGCGGTGGCATTGCACTGGCGGATGGTGGAGCCCGCGGACTACGGGTTGGAGGTGGTTCCGGAGGCGAGGAAGCCGGGGGATCCTCCGGCGGATGACTTCACGATACGCTTGCGGTTGCCGGGAGGGGGATTGCCAGCCGCCCGGGAGGCCATCGGGACGGCCTTTGTGGTGCACGGGTACGGGGTGGATTCGGCCTCGATGTTTCCCTGGGCCCTGGCCCTGGCGGAGGCGGGGTGGAGGACGGTGCTGGTTGATCTGCGGGGGCACGGCCGATCCGGAGGGCGACGGGTGTACCTGGGCACCCTCGAGGCGGAGGACCTGCGGGGGCTGAGGCGGCACCTCGAGGCGGAGGGGCGGGTGACCGGGCCTTACGTGGTGGTCGGGCACTCGATGGGGGCCTCGATCGGACTGCGCTGGCAGGCGATCGATCCGGAGGTGCGGGCGACGGTCGCGTTCGGGCCCATGGCCGAGTTTGCGCCGTCCGCCGAGCGGGTGCGGGCGGAGTACGCCCAATGGGTGCCGCGCGGCTGGATGCGGCGGGCGACCGCGAAGTTGCCCGGGGTGCTGGGGATCGAGCCGGAGGTCCTGGACACGCTCCCGGCGGTGCGGAAAAGCGCGGTGCGCGCCTATCTGGTGGCGGGGGCCGGGGATGCGGTGACACCGCCGGAGGAAAGCGCACGACTACGTCCGTGGCTGGCGCCGGGCAGCGAGTTTCTGATCGTGGGACAGGTCACCCACGAGACCCTTCCGTACGCCTTCGACCAGCACGGGGCGCGGGTGCTCGCGTGGCTGGCGAAGTGGGGTGCCGGACCAGGGACAGGAACAGGACCAGGGACGGGGACGCGGGATGGGACCGCGGGACCGGAGTGA
- a CDS encoding NUDIX domain-containing protein: MGLPYRVSTLLYAFDSEDRVLLLERTREPNRGLWSPPGGKVEIDRGESPFAGACREAREELGLHLQPSDLHLTGIVSEAGYEGTAHWLMFLFEIRPRLQRQPPDFAEGRFALHPFSALAELPLPVTDREALWPWFLAHRGGFFAAHCRCNADGRHHWRLEDSRSP, translated from the coding sequence ATGGGCCTCCCCTACCGCGTCTCCACCCTCCTGTACGCATTCGATTCCGAAGACCGGGTCCTCCTTCTCGAACGGACCCGGGAACCGAACCGCGGCCTTTGGAGCCCGCCCGGGGGCAAGGTCGAGATCGATCGTGGCGAATCCCCCTTCGCCGGTGCCTGCCGCGAAGCGCGTGAGGAACTGGGCCTTCACCTCCAGCCTTCCGACCTCCACCTCACCGGCATCGTCAGCGAGGCCGGCTACGAGGGCACCGCCCACTGGCTGATGTTCCTGTTCGAAATCCGTCCCCGACTCCAACGCCAGCCCCCCGACTTCGCGGAAGGCCGTTTCGCCCTCCACCCCTTCTCCGCCCTCGCCGAACTTCCCCTGCCCGTCACCGACCGCGAGGCCCTCTGGCCATGGTTCCTTGCCCACCGCGGCGGCTTCTTCGCCGCCCACTGCCGCTGCAACGCCGACGGCCGTCACCACTGGCGCCTCGAGGACTCCCGGTCTCCCTGA
- a CDS encoding FtsX-like permease family protein, protein MAWRDSRASRRRLLLFTLCMVVGIAGLVAVGSFGRSLERSVEEQAKALLGADLALGSRIRFGEDHEAFFATVGGEQSREVTFTTMVVFPGAGTRLAQVRAVQGEFPFYGRLETEPEAAASRFREAGGGVLVEESLLLQFGVGVGDEVRIGEWRTRVAGALQRVPGETVVFATIAPRVYLRMEDLEATGLLQTGSLARYRVHFRLPENFDVPAWVEGARDRIDALRLSVATVEERKEDLGRSMRNLEGFLSLVGFVALLLGGVGMASAIQTHVRQKLPTVAILRCLGCPVWTAFAVYLLQGLGVGLLGAGLGAGLGTAIQHALPWAVADWVPFEVNVRTSWVAVGEATAMGFVVCLLFALLPLAAVRRVSPLAVLRVAFETRRGRDGLQWGVLGLLGLAVVLFSLAHTPRWQEGLGFAGGLAVAFGTLALAARGVVAWARRWRLARWPFVVRQGLASIHRPNNRTPLLVMSLGLGTFLLLTLHLAQANLLRELVSGTEDGRANAILFDVQSDQVEGVSGLVRELGLPVIDEAPIVTMRLRTIAGRPVDEILADPGTSAPRWALRREFRSTRADRLRESERVVAGEWVATADPLAEPVPVSVEAGIAKELGVGLGDELEWDIQGVPMRTRVASLREVDWRRVQPNFFVVFPHGPLDEAPAFHVLVTRVETAEASARLQRTVVERYPNVSAIDITLVLRTLDQVLDKIAFAIRFMALFTVVTGLLVLVATVLSGRYQRARESILLRVLGASRRQIQRVLWVEYAALGLLASLTGVVLALAGSAALAWWVFRVPFSPSPWATLATVGIVVGLTVLTGLLASRGVTTHPPLEILRDEG, encoded by the coding sequence ATGGCGTGGCGGGACAGCCGGGCGAGCCGGCGCCGGTTGCTGCTCTTCACGCTGTGCATGGTGGTGGGGATCGCGGGCCTGGTGGCGGTGGGGTCGTTCGGGCGTTCGCTGGAACGGTCGGTGGAGGAACAGGCGAAGGCGCTGCTGGGGGCGGACCTGGCCCTGGGATCCCGGATTCGGTTCGGCGAGGATCACGAGGCGTTCTTCGCAACCGTGGGGGGCGAACAGTCCCGGGAGGTCACGTTCACGACCATGGTGGTCTTCCCGGGAGCCGGGACCCGGCTGGCGCAGGTGCGGGCTGTCCAGGGGGAGTTCCCGTTTTATGGCCGTCTGGAAACCGAGCCGGAGGCGGCGGCATCCCGGTTTCGCGAAGCGGGCGGCGGAGTGCTGGTCGAGGAGTCGCTCCTGCTCCAATTCGGGGTCGGGGTGGGGGACGAGGTGCGGATCGGGGAATGGCGGACGCGGGTGGCGGGGGCGTTGCAGCGGGTGCCGGGGGAGACGGTGGTCTTCGCGACGATTGCGCCGCGGGTGTACCTGCGGATGGAGGATCTCGAGGCGACGGGGTTGCTGCAGACCGGGAGCCTGGCGCGGTACCGGGTGCATTTCCGGCTTCCGGAGAATTTCGATGTGCCGGCCTGGGTTGAAGGGGCGCGGGACCGGATCGACGCGCTGCGGTTGAGCGTGGCGACAGTGGAGGAGCGCAAGGAGGACCTTGGGCGCTCGATGCGGAACCTGGAGGGATTTCTGAGTCTGGTGGGATTTGTGGCGTTGCTGCTGGGCGGGGTGGGCATGGCCAGCGCGATCCAGACGCATGTGCGCCAGAAGCTGCCGACGGTGGCGATCCTGCGGTGCCTGGGATGCCCGGTGTGGACGGCGTTTGCGGTGTATCTGCTCCAGGGGCTCGGGGTGGGCCTGCTGGGGGCCGGCCTGGGGGCGGGGCTGGGCACGGCGATCCAGCATGCGCTGCCGTGGGCGGTGGCCGACTGGGTCCCCTTCGAGGTGAACGTCCGGACGTCGTGGGTGGCGGTGGGCGAGGCGACGGCGATGGGCTTCGTGGTGTGCCTGTTGTTCGCGCTCCTGCCGCTGGCGGCGGTGCGCCGGGTGTCACCGCTGGCGGTCCTGCGGGTGGCATTCGAGACGCGACGGGGCCGGGATGGCTTGCAGTGGGGGGTGCTGGGCCTGCTGGGGTTGGCGGTGGTGCTGTTTTCACTGGCCCACACGCCGCGCTGGCAGGAGGGGTTGGGATTTGCGGGAGGGCTGGCGGTGGCGTTCGGAACGCTGGCCCTGGCGGCCCGGGGGGTGGTGGCCTGGGCGCGACGCTGGCGCCTGGCACGATGGCCGTTCGTGGTGCGTCAAGGGCTGGCGAGCATCCATCGTCCCAACAACCGGACGCCCCTGCTGGTGATGTCGCTTGGGCTGGGGACGTTCCTGCTGCTGACGCTGCACCTGGCCCAGGCCAATCTGCTGCGGGAGCTGGTGTCGGGCACGGAGGACGGGCGGGCCAATGCGATCCTGTTCGATGTGCAGTCCGACCAGGTCGAGGGGGTTTCGGGGCTGGTGCGGGAACTGGGATTGCCGGTGATCGACGAGGCGCCGATCGTGACCATGCGGTTGCGGACGATTGCGGGGAGGCCCGTGGACGAGATCCTGGCCGACCCCGGGACTTCAGCCCCGCGATGGGCCTTGCGGCGGGAGTTTCGGAGCACGCGTGCCGACCGGTTGCGGGAAAGCGAGCGGGTGGTGGCGGGGGAGTGGGTGGCGACGGCGGATCCGCTGGCGGAACCGGTGCCGGTGTCGGTGGAAGCCGGCATTGCCAAGGAACTGGGGGTGGGCCTGGGTGACGAGCTGGAGTGGGACATCCAGGGGGTGCCGATGCGCACGCGGGTGGCGAGCCTGCGGGAGGTGGACTGGCGGCGGGTGCAGCCGAATTTCTTCGTGGTGTTCCCGCACGGGCCGCTGGACGAGGCCCCGGCGTTCCATGTGCTGGTGACGCGCGTCGAGACCGCCGAGGCATCGGCACGACTGCAGCGGACGGTGGTGGAACGGTATCCGAACGTGTCGGCGATCGACATCACCCTGGTGCTGCGGACGCTCGACCAGGTGCTCGACAAGATCGCCTTTGCCATCCGGTTCATGGCGTTGTTCACGGTGGTGACGGGTCTTCTGGTGCTGGTGGCGACGGTGTTGAGCGGGCGTTACCAGCGGGCGCGGGAGAGCATCCTGCTGCGGGTGCTGGGGGCGTCGCGCCGGCAGATCCAGCGGGTGTTGTGGGTGGAGTACGCGGCGTTGGGATTGCTGGCTTCGCTGACGGGGGTGGTGCTGGCGCTGGCGGGGTCGGCAGCCCTGGCGTGGTGGGTGTTCCGCGTGCCGTTCTCGCCCTCCCCGTGGGCGACCCTGGCGACGGTGGGCATTGTGGTGGGATTGACGGTGCTGACCGGATTGCTGGCGAGCCGGGGTGTCACCACGCATCCGCCGCTGGAGATCCTGCGAGATGAAGGATGA
- a CDS encoding glucose-6-phosphate isomerase: protein MKPTPSQRWTRFQARYHEFPACGLSVDLSRLDFDDGFLPQMARPMTKAIEAMRWLEAGEEANPDEGRMVGHYWLRHPALAPSPELREAIAAAIEDVATFAESIHEERLVGERGSFQQALVIGIGGSALGPQFVAGALGHPMRDKLAVHFMDNTDPDGIDRLLGRLFPSLGRTLVVVISKSGTTPETRNGMVETEAAYRRAGLAFARHAVAITLFDEEASALYRRARAERWLATFPMWDWVGGRTSVTSAVGLLPAALQGIDTAGLLAGAKACDETTRATDPLANPAALLALGWYHAGEGRGTRDMVVLPYKDRLELFSRYLQQLVMESLGKELDLSGRIVHQGIAVYGNKGSTDQHAYIQQLRDGPNDFFAVFIRVLRARTGDSVEVEPGVTSGDYLNGFLLGTRSALHERERQSITLSVPELTPFAVGVLIALFERAVGLYAQLVQINAYHQPGVQAGKKAADTVLKLQARILAHLRRHPGQAFDAGALASAAESDDPETVFLLAQHLAANVPGIRRTGTGTSATFAA, encoded by the coding sequence ATGAAGCCGACGCCTTCGCAACGCTGGACCCGGTTCCAGGCGCGTTACCACGAGTTCCCCGCCTGCGGGTTGAGCGTGGACCTCAGCCGGTTGGATTTCGACGACGGCTTCCTGCCGCAAATGGCCCGGCCGATGACCAAGGCCATCGAGGCGATGCGGTGGCTGGAGGCCGGCGAAGAAGCCAATCCCGACGAGGGTCGCATGGTCGGCCATTACTGGCTGCGCCACCCTGCCCTCGCGCCCTCGCCCGAACTGCGCGAAGCCATCGCCGCCGCCATCGAGGACGTCGCCACCTTCGCCGAATCGATCCACGAGGAACGCCTCGTCGGCGAGCGCGGCTCGTTCCAGCAGGCACTCGTGATCGGCATCGGCGGCTCCGCGCTCGGCCCGCAATTCGTTGCGGGCGCCCTGGGCCACCCGATGCGCGACAAACTGGCCGTCCACTTCATGGACAACACCGACCCCGATGGCATCGACCGTCTTCTGGGCCGGCTCTTTCCCAGCCTTGGCCGCACCCTGGTGGTGGTGATTTCCAAGTCCGGCACCACCCCCGAGACGCGGAACGGCATGGTCGAGACCGAGGCTGCCTACCGCCGGGCCGGACTTGCCTTCGCCCGCCACGCCGTGGCCATCACCCTGTTCGACGAGGAGGCCAGCGCCCTCTACCGCAGGGCCCGCGCAGAACGATGGCTGGCCACCTTCCCCATGTGGGACTGGGTGGGCGGACGAACCAGCGTCACGTCCGCCGTCGGCCTCCTCCCGGCCGCCTTGCAGGGGATCGACACCGCCGGGCTCCTCGCCGGCGCCAAAGCCTGCGACGAAACCACCCGCGCCACCGATCCCCTCGCCAATCCCGCCGCACTCCTCGCGCTCGGCTGGTACCACGCCGGCGAGGGACGCGGCACGCGGGACATGGTGGTGCTTCCCTACAAGGACCGCCTCGAACTCTTCTCGCGCTACCTCCAGCAACTGGTCATGGAATCCCTCGGCAAGGAACTCGACCTCTCCGGACGCATCGTCCACCAGGGGATTGCCGTGTACGGCAACAAGGGCTCCACCGATCAGCACGCCTACATCCAGCAGTTGCGCGACGGGCCCAACGATTTCTTCGCCGTCTTCATCCGTGTCCTGCGCGCCCGCACCGGCGATTCGGTCGAAGTCGAACCCGGCGTCACCTCGGGGGATTATCTGAACGGTTTCCTCCTCGGCACCCGCTCGGCCCTCCACGAGCGCGAACGACAGTCCATCACCCTTTCCGTCCCCGAGCTGACGCCGTTCGCCGTCGGCGTGCTCATCGCCCTTTTCGAGCGCGCCGTCGGCCTCTACGCGCAACTGGTCCAGATCAACGCCTACCACCAACCCGGCGTGCAGGCGGGCAAGAAGGCCGCCGACACCGTCCTCAAACTTCAGGCCCGCATCCTCGCCCACCTGCGCCGCCATCCCGGCCAGGCCTTTGATGCCGGGGCCCTCGCTTCCGCCGCGGAGTCCGACGATCCGGAAACCGTCTTCCTCCTCGCCCAGCACCTCGCGGCCAATGTCCCGGGCATCCGCCGCACCGGCACCGGCACCTCGGCGACCTTCGCGGCCTGA
- a CDS encoding OmpH family outer membrane protein produces MKMHRLKSLLLAAAVLAAVPAVVHAQAFRLGIVDLRKVFEGYYKTKEADVRIKEDAAGLEKNVRDMLEDYRKANEDYKQRSEAANDAAISVEERQRRRKAAEDKLIEIKQLEQQVETYRRQSQESLIEKRTRMRDQILKEIRETIVARSKAAGYTLVLDTAAISRNETPIVLYTSGENDMTDEILRQLNANAPAGALR; encoded by the coding sequence GTGAAGATGCACCGCCTGAAGTCCCTCCTCCTCGCCGCCGCCGTTCTGGCCGCCGTCCCCGCCGTCGTCCATGCCCAGGCCTTCCGCCTTGGCATCGTCGATCTCCGAAAGGTTTTCGAGGGCTACTACAAGACCAAGGAGGCCGACGTGCGCATCAAGGAGGACGCCGCGGGCCTGGAAAAGAACGTCCGCGACATGCTCGAGGACTACCGGAAGGCCAACGAGGACTACAAACAGCGCTCGGAAGCCGCCAATGATGCCGCCATCTCCGTCGAGGAGCGTCAGCGCCGCCGCAAGGCCGCCGAGGACAAGCTCATCGAGATCAAGCAGCTCGAACAGCAGGTCGAAACCTACCGGCGCCAGTCCCAGGAATCGCTCATCGAGAAGCGCACCCGCATGCGCGATCAGATCCTCAAGGAGATCCGCGAAACCATCGTCGCCCGCTCCAAGGCCGCCGGCTACACCCTCGTCCTCGACACCGCCGCCATCAGCCGCAACGAAACGCCCATCGTCCTCTACACCAGCGGCGAGAACGACATGACCGACGAGATTCTCCGTCAGCTCAACGCCAACGCCCCCGCCGGCGCCCTCCGTTAG
- the moaC gene encoding cyclic pyranopterin monophosphate synthase MoaC, which produces MSEFSHLDAEGQVRMVDISEKPPVRREAVATGAIRLCPETLARIESHDVAKGNVLATARIAGIQAAKRTSELIPLCHPLSLTHCDLAFEIPPSRDRIAITATTRTTGRTGVEMEALTAVAVAALTVYDMCKAVDPAMTIGDIRLLEKSKRQVA; this is translated from the coding sequence ATGAGCGAATTCTCCCATCTCGACGCCGAGGGCCAGGTCCGCATGGTGGACATCTCCGAAAAGCCGCCCGTGCGCCGCGAAGCCGTCGCGACCGGCGCCATCCGGTTGTGCCCCGAGACCCTGGCACGAATCGAGTCCCATGACGTGGCCAAGGGAAACGTGCTCGCCACGGCCCGCATCGCCGGCATCCAGGCCGCCAAACGCACCAGCGAACTGATCCCGCTCTGTCATCCGCTCTCCCTCACCCACTGCGATCTCGCCTTCGAAATCCCGCCCTCCCGCGACCGTATTGCCATTACGGCCACCACCCGGACCACCGGCCGGACCGGGGTGGAAATGGAAGCCCTGACCGCCGTGGCGGTGGCGGCGCTGACCGTGTACGACATGTGCAAGGCCGTGGATCCCGCCATGACCATCGGCGACATCCGCCTCCTCGAAAAATCCAAGCGCCAGGTCGCGTGA
- a CDS encoding ABC transporter ATP-binding protein has product MKDRDGEWILEAEGLTKTYRSGERSLDVLREVSFRLGAGETMAIVGPSGSGKTTLLGLCAGLDAPTRGRVRLAGMDLGSLDEDGRARARNLNTGFVFQSFQLIPTLTALENVMVPMELRGERGGEKAARRWLEEVGLGERLQHYPAQLSGGEQQRVAIARAFVTRPKVLFADEPTGNLDTDTGHRIVERLFDLNTAAGTALVLVTHDLELAGRTRRILRLRGGEVVEDTARVAAAGDGRGDMTKGVAV; this is encoded by the coding sequence ATGAAGGACCGGGACGGGGAATGGATTCTCGAGGCGGAGGGGTTGACCAAGACCTATCGGAGTGGCGAACGGTCGCTGGATGTGTTGCGGGAGGTGAGTTTCCGGCTGGGGGCGGGCGAGACGATGGCGATCGTGGGGCCTTCGGGGTCGGGGAAGACCACGCTGCTCGGATTGTGCGCGGGGCTGGATGCGCCGACGCGGGGGCGGGTTCGGCTGGCCGGGATGGACCTGGGATCGTTGGACGAGGACGGCCGGGCGCGGGCGCGCAATCTGAATACCGGCTTCGTGTTTCAGAGCTTCCAGCTCATTCCCACACTGACGGCGTTGGAGAACGTGATGGTTCCGATGGAACTGCGGGGGGAGCGGGGCGGGGAGAAGGCGGCCCGGCGGTGGCTGGAGGAGGTCGGCCTGGGCGAGCGGTTGCAGCATTATCCCGCGCAATTGTCGGGCGGGGAACAGCAGCGGGTGGCGATCGCCCGGGCGTTTGTCACGCGGCCGAAGGTGCTGTTTGCCGACGAACCGACCGGCAATCTGGACACCGACACCGGACACCGGATCGTCGAGCGGCTGTTCGACCTGAACACGGCGGCCGGGACGGCCCTGGTGCTGGTGACCCACGATCTGGAACTGGCGGGCCGGACACGGCGCATCCTGCGCCTGCGCGGCGGGGAGGTGGTGGAGGACACGGCACGCGTGGCGGCGGCGGGGGACGGGAGGGGTGACATGACGAAAGGGGTGGCGGTTTGA